Proteins encoded together in one Neisseria lactamica window:
- the rpsL gene encoding 30S ribosomal protein S12, with product MPTINQLVRKGRQKPVYVNKVPALEACPQKRGVCTRVYTTTPKKPNSALRKVCKVRLTNGFEVISYIGGEGHNLQEHSVVLIRGGRVKDLPGVRYHTVRGSLDTAGVKDRKQARSKYGAKRPK from the coding sequence ATGCCAACTATCAACCAATTGGTACGCAAAGGCCGTCAAAAGCCTGTGTACGTAAACAAAGTGCCCGCACTGGAAGCCTGCCCGCAAAAACGCGGCGTGTGCACCCGTGTATACACGACTACCCCTAAAAAACCTAACTCTGCATTGCGTAAAGTATGTAAAGTCCGCCTGACCAACGGTTTTGAAGTCATTTCATACATCGGCGGCGAAGGCCACAACCTGCAAGAGCACAGCGTCGTACTGATTCGCGGCGGCCGTGTAAAAGACTTGCCGGGTGTGCGTTACCACACTGTACGCGGTTCTTTGGATACTGCAGGTGTTAAAGACCGTAAACAAGCCCGTTCCAAATACGGTGCTAAGCGTCCTAAATAA
- the rpoC gene encoding DNA-directed RNA polymerase subunit beta' has product MNLLNLFNPLQTAGMEEEFDAIKIGIASPETIRSWSYGEVKKPETINYRTFKPERDGLFCAKIFGPVKDYECLCGKYKRLKFKGVTCEKCGVEVTLSKVRRERMGHIELAAPVAHIWFLKSLPSRLGMVLDMTLRDIERVLYFEAFVVTDPGMTPLQRRQLLTEDDYYNKLDEYGDDFDAKMGAEGIRELLRTLNVAGEIEILRQELESTGSDTKIKKIAKRLKVLEAFHRSGMKLEWMIMDVLPVLPPDLRPLVPLDGGRFATSDLNDLYRRVINRNNRLKRLLELHAPDIIVRNEKRMLQEAVDSLLDNGRRGKAMTGANKRPLKSLADMIKGKGGRFRQNLLGKRVDYSGRSVITVGPYLRLHQCGLPKKMALELFKPFIFHKLEKQGLASTVKAAKKLVEQEVPEVWDILEEVIREHPIMLNRAPTLHRLGIQAFEPILIEGKAIQLHPLVCAAFNADFDGDQMAVHVPLSLEAQMEARTLMLASNNVLSPANGEPIIVPSQDIVLGLYYMTRDRINAKGEGSLFADVKEVHRAYHTKQVELGTKITVRLREWVKNEAGEFEPVVNRYETTVGRALLSEILPKGLPFEYVNKALKKKEISKLINASFRLCGLRDTVIFADHLMYTGFGFAAKGGISIAVDDMEIPKEKAALLVEANAEVKEIEDQYRQGLVTNGERYNKVVDIWGRAGDKIAKAMMDNLSKQKVIDRDGNEVDQESFNSIYMMADSGARGSAAQIKQLSGMRGLMAKPDGSIIETPITSNFREGLTVLQYFIATHGARKGLADTALKTANSGYLTRRLVDVTQDLVVVEDDCGTSDGFVMKAVVQGGDVIEALRDRILGRVTASDVVDPSSGETLVEAGTLLTEKLVDMIDQSGVDEVKVRTPITCKTRHGLCAHCYGRDLARGKLVNAGEAVGVIAAQSIGEPGTQLTMRTFHIGGAASRAAAASQVEAKSNGTARFSSQMRYVANNKGELVVIGRSCEVVIHDDIGRERERHKVPYGAILLVQDGMAIKAGQTLATWDPHTRPMITEHAGMVKFENVEEGVTVAKQTDDVTGLSTLVVIDGKRRSGSASKLLRPTVKLLDENGLEICIPGTSTPVSMAFPVGAVITVREGQEIGKGDVLARIPQASSKTRDITGGLPRVAELFEARVPKDAGMLAEITGTVSFGKETKGKQRLIITDVDGVAYETLISKEKQILVHDGQVVNRGETIVDGAVDPHDILRLQGIEALARYIVQEVQEVYRLQGVKISDKHIEVIIRQMLRRVNIADAGETGFITGEQVERGDVMAANEKALEEGKEPARYENVLLGITKASLSTDSFISAASFQETTRVLTEAAIMGKQDELRGLKENVIVGRLIPAGTGLTYHRSRHQQWQEVGQETAETQVTDE; this is encoded by the coding sequence ATGAATTTGTTGAATTTATTTAATCCGTTGCAAACTGCCGGCATGGAAGAAGAGTTTGATGCCATCAAAATCGGTATTGCCTCTCCCGAAACCATCCGCTCATGGTCTTACGGCGAAGTTAAAAAGCCCGAAACCATCAACTATCGTACGTTCAAACCTGAGCGTGACGGTTTGTTCTGCGCCAAAATCTTTGGTCCGGTCAAAGACTACGAATGCTTGTGCGGAAAATACAAACGCTTGAAATTTAAAGGCGTAACCTGTGAAAAATGCGGCGTAGAAGTGACCCTGTCCAAAGTGCGCCGCGAACGCATGGGCCACATTGAATTGGCCGCACCGGTTGCCCATATTTGGTTCTTGAAATCCCTGCCTTCCCGCTTGGGTATGGTACTGGACATGACTTTGCGCGACATCGAGCGCGTATTGTACTTTGAAGCATTTGTGGTAACCGACCCCGGTATGACTCCGCTGCAACGCCGCCAATTGCTGACTGAAGACGATTACTACAACAAACTGGACGAATACGGCGACGACTTCGATGCCAAAATGGGTGCGGAAGGTATCCGCGAATTGCTGCGTACCTTGAATGTGGCGGGCGAAATCGAAATCCTGCGCCAAGAGTTGGAATCGACCGGATCCGACACCAAAATCAAAAAAATCGCCAAACGTTTGAAAGTATTGGAAGCCTTCCACCGTTCCGGTATGAAGCTGGAATGGATGATTATGGACGTGCTGCCGGTATTGCCGCCTGATTTGCGTCCGTTGGTTCCATTGGATGGCGGTCGTTTTGCCACTTCCGATTTGAACGATTTGTACCGTCGCGTCATCAACCGCAACAACCGTCTGAAACGTCTGTTGGAACTGCACGCGCCCGACATCATCGTTCGTAACGAAAAACGTATGTTGCAAGAAGCGGTCGACTCTCTGTTGGATAACGGCCGTCGCGGTAAAGCCATGACCGGTGCCAACAAACGTCCGTTGAAATCATTGGCAGATATGATTAAAGGTAAAGGCGGCCGTTTCCGTCAAAACCTGCTGGGTAAACGTGTGGACTATTCAGGTCGTTCCGTGATTACCGTAGGCCCATACCTGCGCCTGCACCAATGCGGTCTGCCGAAAAAAATGGCGTTGGAACTGTTCAAACCGTTCATTTTCCACAAATTGGAAAAACAAGGTTTGGCTTCTACCGTTAAAGCTGCGAAAAAATTGGTAGAGCAAGAAGTACCTGAAGTATGGGACATCTTGGAAGAAGTCATCCGCGAACATCCGATTATGCTGAACCGTGCACCAACCCTGCACCGTTTGGGTATTCAAGCGTTTGAGCCTATTCTGATCGAAGGTAAAGCGATTCAGTTGCACCCATTGGTGTGTGCCGCATTTAATGCCGACTTTGACGGTGACCAAATGGCGGTACACGTTCCATTGAGCTTGGAAGCGCAAATGGAAGCGCGCACCCTGATGCTGGCTTCAAACAACGTATTGTCTCCGGCCAACGGCGAACCAATCATCGTACCTTCTCAAGATATCGTATTGGGTCTGTACTACATGACCCGCGACCGCATCAATGCCAAAGGCGAAGGCAGCCTGTTTGCCGATGTGAAAGAAGTGCATCGTGCATACCATACCAAACAGGTCGAGCTGGGTACGAAAATCACCGTACGTCTGCGCGAATGGGTGAAAAACGAAGCCGGAGAATTCGAGCCTGTCGTTAACCGTTACGAAACAACCGTCGGCCGCGCATTGTTGAGCGAAATCCTGCCGAAAGGCCTGCCGTTTGAGTATGTCAACAAGGCATTGAAGAAAAAAGAAATTTCCAAGCTGATTAACGCATCGTTCCGCCTGTGCGGCTTGCGCGATACGGTTATCTTTGCCGATCACCTGATGTACACCGGTTTCGGATTTGCGGCAAAAGGCGGTATTTCCATTGCCGTTGACGATATGGAAATTCCAAAAGAAAAAGCAGCCTTGCTGGTCGAGGCTAATGCCGAAGTTAAAGAAATCGAAGACCAATACCGTCAAGGTTTGGTGACCAACGGCGAACGCTACAACAAAGTAGTGGATATTTGGGGTCGTGCCGGCGATAAAATCGCTAAAGCGATGATGGATAACTTGTCCAAACAAAAAGTTATCGACCGTGACGGCAACGAAGTCGATCAAGAGTCATTCAACTCCATTTATATGATGGCGGACTCCGGTGCCCGCGGTTCTGCGGCTCAGATCAAACAGTTGTCCGGTATGCGCGGTTTGATGGCGAAACCTGACGGATCGATTATTGAAACGCCGATTACCTCAAACTTCCGCGAAGGTCTGACCGTGTTGCAATACTTTATTGCGACCCACGGTGCGCGTAAAGGTTTGGCGGATACCGCATTGAAAACCGCGAACTCCGGTTACCTGACCCGTCGTCTGGTAGACGTAACCCAAGACTTGGTCGTTGTTGAAGACGATTGCGGCACTTCAGACGGCTTTGTCATGAAGGCAGTCGTACAAGGCGGTGATGTGATTGAAGCATTGCGCGATCGTATTTTGGGCCGTGTTACTGCTTCTGACGTTGTCGATCCGTCAAGCGGCGAAACATTGGTTGAAGCCGGTACGTTGTTGACTGAAAAACTGGTGGATATGATTGACCAATCCGGTGTCGATGAAGTCAAAGTCCGTACGCCGATTACTTGTAAAACCCGTCACGGTTTGTGTGCGCACTGTTACGGTCGTGACTTGGCACGCGGCAAACTGGTTAACGCCGGTGAGGCAGTCGGTGTGATTGCTGCACAATCAATCGGTGAACCGGGTACCCAGTTGACCATGCGTACGTTCCACATCGGCGGTGCGGCATCCCGTGCGGCGGCAGCCAGCCAAGTTGAAGCCAAATCCAACGGTACGGCACGATTCAGCAGCCAAATGCGTTATGTCGCCAACAACAAAGGCGAATTGGTTGTCATCGGCCGTTCTTGCGAAGTCGTGATTCATGACGATATCGGCCGTGAACGTGAACGCCACAAAGTACCTTACGGTGCCATCCTGCTGGTACAAGACGGTATGGCCATCAAAGCCGGTCAAACCTTGGCAACTTGGGATCCGCATACCCGTCCGATGATTACCGAACACGCAGGTATGGTGAAATTCGAAAACGTGGAAGAGGGTGTTACCGTTGCCAAACAAACCGATGATGTAACCGGTTTGTCCACTTTGGTAGTGATTGACGGTAAACGCCGTTCCGGCAGCGCATCCAAACTGCTGCGTCCGACTGTGAAACTCTTGGACGAAAACGGTTTGGAAATCTGCATCCCGGGTACTTCTACTCCGGTATCTATGGCGTTCCCAGTGGGCGCAGTGATTACCGTACGCGAAGGTCAGGAAATCGGTAAAGGCGACGTATTGGCGCGTATCCCGCAAGCCTCTTCCAAAACCCGCGACATTACCGGCGGTCTGCCGCGCGTTGCCGAGTTGTTTGAAGCACGCGTGCCGAAAGATGCAGGTATGTTGGCGGAAATTACCGGTACCGTTTCCTTCGGTAAAGAAACCAAAGGCAAACAGCGTCTGATTATTACCGACGTGGACGGTGTGGCATACGAAACCCTGATTTCCAAAGAGAAACAGATTTTGGTACACGACGGTCAAGTGGTAAACCGAGGCGAAACCATTGTGGACGGCGCGGTCGATCCGCACGATATTCTGCGTCTGCAAGGTATCGAAGCACTGGCACGCTACATTGTCCAAGAGGTGCAAGAGGTTTACCGCCTGCAAGGTGTGAAGATTTCCGACAAACACATCGAAGTCATCATCCGTCAAATGTTGCGCCGTGTGAACATTGCGGATGCCGGCGAAACCGGCTTCATTACCGGAGAGCAGGTCGAACGCGGCGATGTGATGGCTGCCAATGAAAAAGCTTTGGAAGAAGGCAAAGAACCGGCACGTTACGAAAACGTATTGCTGGGTATTACCAAAGCCTCCCTGTCCACCGACAGCTTCATTTCCGCCGCATCGTTCCAAGAAACGACCCGCGTCCTGACCGAAGCCGCGATTATGGGCAAACAAGACGAGCTGCGCGGTCTGAAAGAGAACGTCATCGTCGGCCGTCTGATTCCTGCCGGTACCGGTTTGACTTACCACCGCAGCCGCCATCAACAATGGCAAGAGGTAGGGCAGGAGACTGCTGAAACCCAAGTAACGGATGAATAA
- the rpoB gene encoding DNA-directed RNA polymerase subunit beta, producing the protein MSYSFTEKKRIRKSFAKRENVLDVPFLLATQIDSYAKFLQLENAFDKRTDDGLQAAFNSIFPIVSHNGYARLEFVHYTLGEPLFDIPECQLRGITYAAPLRARIRLVILDKEASKPTVKEVRENEVYMGEIPLMTPSGSFVINGTERVIVSQLHRSPGVFFEHDKGKTHSSGKLLFSARIIPYRGSWLDFEFDPKDLLYFRIDRRRKMPVTILLKALGYGNEQILDIFYDKETFYLSSNGVQTDLVAGRLKGETAKVDILDKEGNVLVAKGKRITAKNIRDIANAGLTRLDVEPESLLGKALAADLIDSETGEVLASANDEITEELLAKFDINGVKEITTLYINELDQGAYISNTLRTDETAGRQAARVAIYRMMRPGEPPTEEAVEQLFNRLFFSEDSYDLSRVGRMKFNTRTYEQKLSEAQQNSWYGRLLNETFAGAAEKGGYVLSVEDIVASIATLVELRNGHGEVDDIDHLGNRRVRSVGELTENQFRSGLARVERAVKERLNQAESENLMPHDLINAKPVSAAIKEFFGSSQLSQFMDQTNPLSEVTHKRRVSALGPGGLTRERAGFEVRDVHPTHYGRVCPIETPEGPNIGLINSLSVYARTNDYGFLETPYRRVVDGKVTEEIDYLSAIEEGCYVIAQANADLDSDGNLIGDLVTCREKGETIMATPDRVQYMDVATGQVVSVAASLIPFLEHDDANRALMGANMQRQAVPCLRPEKPMVGTGIERSVAVDSATAIVARRGGVVEYVDANRVVVRVHDDEATAGEVGVDIYNLVKFTRSNQSTNINQRPAVKAGDVLQRGDLVADGASTDLGELALGQNMTIAFMPWNGYNYEDSILISEKVAADDRYTSIHIEELNVVARDTKLGAEDITRDIPNLSERMQNRLDESGIVYIGAEVEAGDVLVGKVTPKGETQLTPEEKLLRAIFGEKASDVKDTSLRMPTGMSGTVIDVQVFTREGIQRDKRAQSIIDSELKRYRLDLSDQLRIFDNDAFDRIERMIVGQKANGGPMKLAKGSEITTEYLAGLPSKHDWFDIRLADEDLAKQLELIKLSLQQKREEADELYEIKKKKLTQGDELQPGVQKMVKVFIAIKRRLQAGDKMAGRHGNKGVVSRILPVEDMPYMADGRPVDIVLNPLGVPSRMNIGQILEVHLGWAAKGIGERIDRMLKEQRKAGELREFLNKLYNGSGKKEDLDSLTDEEIIELASNLRKGASFASPVFDGAKESEIREMLNLAYPSDDPEVEKLGFNDSKTQITLYDGRSGEPFDRKVTVGVMHYLKLHHLVDEKMHARSTGPYSLVTQQPLGGKAQFGGQRFGEMEVWALEAYGAAYTLQEMLTVKSDDVNGRTKMYENIVKGEHKIDAGMPESFNVLVKEIRSLGLDIDLERY; encoded by the coding sequence ATGAGCTATTCGTTTACCGAGAAAAAACGTATCCGCAAGAGTTTTGCAAAGCGGGAGAATGTCTTGGATGTTCCTTTCCTGCTGGCAACCCAAATTGATTCTTATGCGAAATTTTTGCAGCTGGAAAATGCTTTTGACAAACGTACCGATGACGGTCTTCAGGCGGCATTTAATTCTATTTTCCCGATTGTGAGCCATAATGGTTATGCGCGATTGGAGTTTGTGCATTACACATTGGGCGAGCCTTTGTTCGATATTCCCGAATGTCAGTTGCGCGGAATCACTTATGCAGCCCCCTTGCGCGCGCGTATCCGTTTGGTGATTTTGGATAAAGAAGCATCTAAGCCGACTGTCAAAGAAGTTCGTGAAAACGAAGTGTATATGGGTGAAATTCCGTTGATGACCCCGAGCGGTTCTTTTGTGATTAACGGCACAGAGCGTGTGATTGTTTCTCAGTTGCACCGTTCGCCCGGTGTGTTTTTCGAGCATGACAAAGGTAAGACGCACTCTTCCGGCAAATTGTTATTCTCCGCCCGTATCATTCCCTACCGCGGTTCATGGTTGGATTTTGAATTTGACCCGAAAGATTTGCTGTATTTCCGTATCGACCGCCGCCGTAAAATGCCGGTAACGATTTTGTTGAAGGCTTTGGGCTACGGCAATGAGCAAATCTTGGATATTTTCTACGACAAAGAAACGTTCTATTTGTCTTCAAACGGTGTTCAAACCGATTTGGTCGCAGGCCGTCTGAAAGGCGAAACTGCCAAAGTCGATATCTTGGATAAAGAAGGCAACGTATTGGTTGCCAAAGGTAAGCGCATTACTGCGAAAAATATCCGTGATATTGCCAATGCAGGCCTGACCCGTTTGGATGTAGAACCGGAAAGCCTGCTGGGCAAAGCATTGGCTGCCGATTTGATTGATTCGGAAACCGGCGAGGTATTGGCTTCTGCCAATGATGAAATTACAGAAGAGTTGTTGGCCAAATTTGATATCAACGGCGTAAAAGAAATTACGACCCTTTATATCAATGAGCTGGATCAGGGTGCTTATATCTCCAACACTTTGCGCACGGATGAGACTGCCGGCCGGCAGGCGGCGCGTGTTGCGATTTACCGTATGATGCGTCCGGGCGAACCGCCTACCGAAGAGGCGGTCGAGCAATTGTTTAACCGCTTGTTCTTCAGTGAAGACAGCTACGATTTGTCCCGCGTAGGCCGTATGAAATTTAATACGCGCACATACGAACAAAAACTGTCCGAAGCGCAACAAAACTCTTGGTACGGCCGCCTGTTGAACGAAACGTTTGCCGGTGCTGCCGAAAAAGGCGGCTATGTCCTGAGCGTCGAAGATATTGTCGCCTCGATTGCGACTTTGGTCGAGCTGCGTAACGGTCACGGCGAAGTGGACGATATCGACCACTTGGGCAACCGTCGTGTTCGTTCCGTGGGTGAGTTGACTGAAAACCAATTCCGCAGTGGTTTGGCCCGTGTGGAACGTGCAGTTAAAGAGCGTTTGAACCAAGCAGAATCCGAAAACTTGATGCCGCACGACTTGATTAATGCGAAACCTGTTTCTGCCGCGATTAAAGAATTCTTCGGCTCCAGCCAATTGAGCCAATTTATGGATCAGACCAACCCATTGTCTGAAGTAACCCATAAACGCCGTGTATCTGCGTTGGGTCCGGGCGGTTTGACCCGCGAACGTGCAGGCTTTGAGGTGCGGGACGTGCATCCGACCCACTACGGCCGCGTATGTCCGATTGAAACACCTGAGGGTCCGAACATCGGTTTGATCAACTCATTGTCCGTTTATGCGCGTACTAATGATTACGGTTTCTTGGAAACCCCTTACCGCCGTGTTGTTGATGGTAAAGTAACCGAAGAAATCGATTACTTGTCTGCCATCGAAGAAGGCTGCTATGTGATTGCACAGGCGAATGCCGATTTGGATTCAGACGGCAATCTGATTGGCGATTTGGTTACCTGTCGTGAAAAAGGCGAAACCATTATGGCAACGCCCGACCGCGTCCAATATATGGACGTGGCAACCGGCCAGGTGGTATCCGTTGCGGCATCCCTGATTCCGTTCTTGGAACACGATGATGCGAACCGCGCATTGATGGGTGCCAACATGCAACGTCAGGCAGTGCCTTGCCTGCGTCCTGAAAAACCGATGGTCGGTACCGGTATCGAGCGTTCCGTTGCCGTTGACTCTGCTACTGCAATCGTTGCCCGCCGAGGTGGTGTGGTTGAGTATGTAGATGCCAACCGCGTCGTCGTTCGTGTTCATGATGATGAAGCGACTGCCGGCGAAGTGGGTGTCGATATTTACAACTTGGTTAAATTCACCCGTTCTAACCAATCTACCAACATCAACCAACGTCCGGCTGTAAAAGCAGGCGACGTGTTGCAACGCGGCGACTTGGTGGCCGACGGCGCGTCCACCGACTTGGGCGAATTGGCTTTGGGTCAAAACATGACCATCGCCTTCATGCCATGGAACGGTTACAACTATGAAGACTCGATTCTGATTTCAGAAAAAGTGGCTGCGGATGATCGTTACACTTCGATTCACATTGAGGAATTGAATGTCGTTGCCCGCGATACCAAGCTGGGCGCGGAAGATATTACCCGCGATATTCCGAACTTGTCCGAGCGTATGCAAAACCGTTTGGATGAATCCGGCATCGTATATATCGGTGCAGAAGTAGAAGCCGGCGATGTGCTGGTAGGCAAAGTAACGCCCAAAGGCGAAACCCAACTGACTCCTGAAGAAAAACTGCTGCGCGCCATCTTCGGCGAAAAAGCGTCTGACGTAAAAGATACTTCATTGCGTATGCCTACCGGTATGAGCGGTACGGTTATCGACGTTCAAGTCTTTACCCGCGAAGGCATCCAACGCGACAAACGCGCCCAATCCATTATCGATTCCGAGTTGAAACGCTACCGTTTGGATTTGAGCGACCAGTTGCGTATTTTCGACAACGACGCATTCGACCGTATCGAGCGTATGATTGTCGGTCAGAAAGCCAACGGCGGCCCGATGAAGCTGGCTAAAGGCAGTGAAATCACGACTGAATATCTGGCAGGTTTGCCTAGCAAGCACGATTGGTTCGATATCCGTCTGGCTGACGAAGATTTGGCCAAGCAGTTGGAACTGATTAAATTGAGCCTGCAACAAAAACGCGAAGAAGCGGATGAGTTGTATGAGATCAAGAAGAAAAAACTGACCCAGGGCGACGAGCTGCAACCGGGCGTACAAAAAATGGTGAAAGTATTTATCGCCATCAAACGCCGTCTGCAAGCCGGGGACAAAATGGCGGGCCGCCACGGTAACAAAGGTGTGGTATCGCGCATTCTGCCTGTGGAAGACATGCCGTACATGGCTGACGGCCGTCCGGTAGACATCGTACTGAACCCGTTGGGCGTACCTTCCCGTATGAACATCGGTCAGATTTTGGAAGTTCACTTGGGTTGGGCGGCAAAAGGTATCGGCGAACGCATCGACCGTATGCTGAAAGAGCAACGCAAAGCCGGCGAGCTGCGCGAGTTCTTGAACAAACTCTACAACGGCAGCGGTAAGAAAGAAGATTTGGACAGCCTGACAGATGAAGAAATCATCGAATTGGCTTCCAACCTGCGCAAAGGCGCATCTTTCGCCTCTCCTGTATTCGACGGTGCGAAAGAGTCTGAAATCCGCGAAATGTTGAATTTGGCTTATCCGAGCGATGATCCTGAAGTTGAAAAATTGGGCTTCAACGACAGCAAAACCCAAATCACGCTGTATGACGGACGCTCTGGCGAACCGTTTGACCGCAAGGTAACAGTCGGTGTGATGCACTATCTGAAACTGCACCACTTGGTTGACGAAAAAATGCACGCCCGTTCTACCGGCCCGTACAGTCTGGTTACCCAGCAGCCTTTGGGCGGTAAAGCCCAGTTCGGCGGCCAACGTTTCGGTGAGATGGAGGTTTGGGCACTGGAAGCATACGGCGCAGCCTACACGCTGCAAGAGATGCTGACTGTGAAGTCTGACGACGTGAACGGCCGTACCAAAATGTACGAAAACATCGTCAAAGGCGAACACAAAATCGATGCCGGTATGCCCGAGTCCTTCAACGTATTGGTCAAAGAGATTCGCTCACTGGGCTTGGATATCGATTTGGAACGCTACTGA
- the rplJ gene encoding 50S ribosomal protein L10 yields MSLNIETKKVAVEEISAAIANAQTLVVAEYRGISVSSMTELRANARKEGVYLRVLKNTLARRAVKGTSFAELADQMVGPLVYAASEDAVAAAKVLHQFAKKDDKIVVKAGSYNGEVMNAAQVAELASIPSREELLSKLLFVMQAPVSGFARGLAALAEKKAGEEAA; encoded by the coding sequence TTGAGTCTCAATATTGAAACCAAGAAAGTGGCAGTCGAGGAAATTAGCGCGGCAATTGCTAACGCTCAAACCCTCGTAGTCGCTGAATATCGCGGTATCAGTGTTTCCAGTATGACTGAGCTTCGTGCGAATGCGCGTAAAGAAGGCGTTTACTTGCGCGTTCTGAAAAATACTCTGGCTCGTCGCGCGGTGAAAGGTACTTCATTCGCAGAATTGGCCGATCAAATGGTCGGTCCGTTGGTTTACGCTGCTTCTGAAGATGCTGTTGCTGCCGCTAAAGTGCTGCACCAATTCGCGAAAAAAGATGACAAAATTGTCGTTAAAGCCGGTTCTTACAATGGCGAAGTAATGAACGCTGCTCAGGTTGCTGAGTTGGCTTCTATTCCAAGTCGCGAAGAGCTGTTGTCCAAACTGTTGTTCGTTATGCAAGCCCCTGTATCTGGCTTTGCGCGCGGTTTGGCTGCTTTGGCAGAGAAAAAAGCCGGCGAAGAAGCCGCTTAA
- the rplL gene encoding 50S ribosomal protein L7/L12: MAITKEDILEAVGSLTVMELNDLVKAFEEKFGVSAAAVAVASSAGPAAAAEEKTEFDVVLASAGDQKVGVIKVVRAITGLGLKEAKDIVDGAPKTIKEGVSKAEAEDIQKQLEEAGAKVEIK, encoded by the coding sequence ATGGCTATTACTAAAGAAGACATTTTGGAAGCCGTTGGTTCTTTGACCGTAATGGAATTAAACGACTTGGTTAAAGCTTTTGAAGAAAAATTCGGCGTTTCTGCTGCTGCTGTTGCTGTTGCAAGTTCTGCTGGTCCTGCTGCTGCCGCTGAAGAAAAAACTGAGTTTGACGTAGTATTGGCTTCTGCCGGCGATCAAAAAGTCGGCGTGATTAAAGTAGTCCGCGCAATTACCGGTTTGGGTCTGAAAGAAGCTAAAGACATCGTTGACGGCGCACCTAAAACCATTAAAGAGGGTGTTTCTAAAGCTGAAGCTGAAGACATCCAAAAACAACTGGAAGAAGCTGGCGCTAAAGTCGAAATCAAATAA
- the rpsG gene encoding 30S ribosomal protein S7, with protein MPRRREVPKRDVLPDPKFGSVELTKFMNVLMIDGKKSVAERIVYGALEQIEKKTGKAAIEVFNEAIANAKPIVEVKSRRVGGANYQVPVEVRPSRRLALAMRWVRDAARKRGEKSMDLRLAGELIDAAEGRGGALKKREEVHRMAEANKAFSHFRF; from the coding sequence ATGCCAAGACGTAGAGAAGTCCCTAAGCGCGACGTACTGCCAGATCCTAAATTCGGCAGCGTCGAGCTGACTAAATTCATGAACGTATTGATGATTGACGGTAAAAAATCTGTTGCAGAACGTATCGTTTACGGTGCCCTGGAGCAAATTGAGAAAAAAACCGGCAAAGCAGCAATCGAAGTATTTAACGAAGCCATTGCAAACGCCAAACCTATCGTGGAAGTGAAAAGCCGCCGTGTAGGTGGTGCAAACTACCAAGTTCCTGTTGAAGTTCGTCCTTCACGTCGTCTGGCTTTGGCAATGCGTTGGGTTCGTGATGCGGCCCGTAAACGTGGTGAGAAATCTATGGATCTGCGTTTGGCAGGCGAATTGATTGATGCGGCTGAAGGCCGTGGCGGTGCGTTGAAAAAACGTGAAGAAGTACACCGCATGGCTGAAGCCAACAAAGCATTCTCTCACTTCCGTTTCTAA